A genome region from Arachidicoccus soli includes the following:
- a CDS encoding SusC/RagA family TonB-linked outer membrane protein translates to MNLYQFKNGNVQKCFAFRRLPVLLLLCCSFGSLFASPFTKTPEFYHNSSTKDKVMNTVITGHVTDELGKPLPNVTVNITGTSMGTITDSKGYYKLNVPDANAKGSLTFSFVGFSNQIVAIGDNTVINISLKANNSTLNDVVVIGYGTQNRSTINGAINTVGAKDINNKPVLNTFQALQGEAPNLIIQQSTLDPGSNVTVNIRGIGTTGNNDPLVVIDGIATQSSISLNTLNPDDIASVTVLKDAGSAAIYGSRAANGVILVTTKSGKLNQKQTVNYDGNYGVQVPDVLLHKVSAADNAYYKNLALINSGLPPAYTPEAIKQLADQGNGTWDIQHLLHNAPQQSQNVSVTGGSGKSFYYISGGYQNQQSNFIGNGGSGAKFGYQKYNFRINETAVIGIFKLNAILNYTKTRNKTNTVGDNNIIADANRVPANYSWQDANGNYLTNPVASQYNEYGVLMAGGANQADNDQIFGNLNGTLTITKDLHLTGVFGGTIENNGNFFRRTQVNYLPSGVYGNDLTTSDNNSKSNSFNTQLYADYGKIIGEHNFKITLGGSSEYYSQNGFALSESLTDPYLGTSTTGTIIDPVNSYTSVGVNANSLLSAFGRLNYDYKNRYFFDFVFREDASSKFAAGHRSGFFPSFTGGWRISDEPFMKKIKAVSNLKLRTSYGILGNQNVGNYQYQTTYFNYPSAYGFGNTSDPSSIVGGAGTTQSNPNLTWERAATANFGIDFGFFNNKLAGSFDYFNKITSDILQVPTDIPTIYGATPADENVAKVRDRGWELSLTYTLQGSKVTQSFTGNLADNQNTLLVLSGNQTQEIYNEDVFQLIRKVGQPITEYYGYKTNGFFQNQSEVDHYPKPAGAVVGIGDLKFKDLNGDGKIDDKDKTNLGNPFPRYTFGFTYRIAYGGFDLSVFIQGVGERTEFLRGESVEPFHYNYGQTVFTNQLDFWTPSNTNARYPRLATIGSTSNTNNWRTGSNLYSFNAAYARLKNVNIGYTLSKAFTQKLGMQKLRVSLIGQNLLTITKLKFIDPETSEFGNNLNPSSASNSGRGYLMPIFYGVELNATF, encoded by the coding sequence ATGAATCTTTATCAATTTAAAAATGGAAATGTGCAGAAATGTTTTGCCTTCCGGCGGCTCCCTGTCCTCCTATTATTGTGTTGTTCTTTTGGAAGCTTATTTGCATCACCTTTTACAAAAACCCCTGAATTTTATCATAACTCTTCAACGAAAGATAAGGTAATGAATACTGTTATTACCGGGCATGTAACTGACGAATTAGGAAAGCCCTTGCCCAATGTAACTGTGAACATTACTGGGACATCGATGGGTACAATAACTGATTCCAAAGGTTATTATAAGCTGAATGTTCCTGATGCAAATGCTAAAGGAAGTCTTACTTTTTCATTTGTAGGCTTTTCAAATCAAATAGTTGCAATTGGCGATAATACTGTTATCAACATTTCGTTAAAAGCGAATAACAGCACCTTAAATGACGTTGTTGTAATTGGCTATGGCACACAAAACAGATCAACCATTAATGGGGCTATTAATACCGTTGGAGCAAAGGATATTAATAACAAACCGGTTTTAAATACTTTCCAGGCATTACAAGGAGAGGCTCCCAACCTTATCATCCAACAAAGCACACTTGATCCGGGGAGCAATGTTACTGTCAATATCCGCGGTATTGGTACCACAGGAAATAACGATCCTTTGGTAGTAATAGATGGTATCGCGACACAAAGCAGTATAAGTTTAAATACACTTAATCCGGATGATATTGCCAGCGTAACAGTCTTAAAAGATGCCGGCTCTGCTGCTATTTATGGTTCTCGAGCAGCTAATGGAGTCATTTTGGTCACAACCAAATCAGGGAAATTAAATCAAAAACAAACCGTTAATTATGATGGCAATTACGGGGTACAAGTGCCTGATGTCTTATTGCATAAGGTTAGTGCTGCTGACAATGCTTATTATAAGAATTTGGCATTGATAAATTCAGGGCTTCCACCTGCTTATACTCCCGAGGCAATAAAGCAATTAGCAGATCAAGGTAATGGCACTTGGGATATACAACATCTTTTACATAATGCACCTCAGCAATCTCAAAATGTGAGTGTTACGGGCGGTAGCGGTAAAAGTTTTTATTATATATCCGGTGGATATCAAAATCAACAAAGCAATTTTATTGGCAATGGTGGTTCGGGAGCAAAATTTGGCTATCAGAAATATAATTTTCGAATAAACGAAACCGCTGTTATAGGTATATTTAAATTGAACGCCATTTTAAATTATACAAAGACACGTAACAAAACCAACACTGTTGGCGATAATAACATTATTGCTGATGCGAATCGGGTACCTGCAAATTATAGTTGGCAAGATGCAAATGGAAATTATTTAACGAACCCTGTAGCATCTCAATATAATGAATATGGTGTTTTAATGGCAGGGGGTGCAAATCAGGCAGATAATGATCAGATTTTTGGCAACTTAAATGGCACTTTAACGATCACAAAAGATTTACACTTGACTGGTGTCTTTGGTGGAACAATTGAGAATAACGGCAACTTCTTTAGAAGAACCCAAGTTAATTATTTACCATCAGGTGTATATGGAAATGATTTAACAACTTCTGATAACAATAGTAAATCTAACTCATTCAATACACAATTATATGCTGACTATGGTAAAATTATAGGAGAACACAATTTTAAAATCACGCTTGGTGGATCAAGCGAATATTATTCGCAAAATGGATTTGCTTTATCTGAAAGCTTAACGGATCCGTATCTAGGGACCAGTACAACCGGCACTATAATTGACCCCGTGAACTCCTATACCAGTGTAGGTGTTAATGCCAATAGTTTACTCTCGGCATTTGGTCGCTTAAATTATGATTACAAAAACAGATACTTCTTTGATTTTGTTTTCCGTGAAGATGCTTCGTCAAAATTTGCTGCAGGTCATAGATCAGGTTTCTTTCCCTCATTTACAGGTGGATGGCGCATTTCTGATGAGCCTTTTATGAAGAAAATTAAAGCAGTAAGCAATTTAAAATTAAGAACTTCCTACGGTATATTGGGTAACCAGAATGTAGGTAACTACCAATATCAAACAACCTATTTTAACTATCCAAGTGCTTATGGTTTTGGTAACACCTCGGATCCTAGTTCAATAGTTGGTGGCGCAGGTACGACACAATCAAATCCGAATTTGACATGGGAAAGAGCGGCTACAGCAAATTTTGGCATAGACTTCGGTTTCTTTAATAATAAACTAGCAGGCTCATTTGATTACTTTAATAAAATTACCAGTGATATTTTACAAGTCCCAACAGATATTCCCACAATTTATGGCGCTACTCCGGCAGATGAAAATGTTGCTAAAGTTAGAGATAGGGGATGGGAACTAAGTTTAACCTATACTTTACAAGGTTCTAAAGTCACACAAAGCTTTACTGGAAACTTAGCTGACAACCAAAATACATTATTGGTTTTATCAGGTAATCAAACTCAAGAGATCTATAATGAGGATGTTTTCCAGCTTATAAGAAAAGTAGGGCAGCCGATAACTGAGTATTATGGTTATAAAACAAACGGTTTTTTCCAGAATCAAAGCGAGGTTGATCACTATCCAAAACCTGCTGGAGCGGTAGTAGGTATTGGTGATTTAAAGTTTAAAGATTTAAATGGTGACGGTAAAATTGATGATAAGGATAAAACTAATTTAGGGAACCCTTTTCCTCGTTATACTTTTGGTTTTACTTATAGAATAGCATACGGAGGCTTCGATTTATCAGTATTTATACAAGGCGTAGGTGAAAGAACAGAGTTTTTACGCGGTGAATCAGTTGAACCTTTCCACTATAATTATGGCCAAACTGTATTTACTAACCAACTCGATTTCTGGACACCCAGTAACACAAATGCTAGATATCCCAGGCTTGCAACCATTGGCTCTACTTCAAATACGAATAACTGGAGAACAGGGTCGAACCTTTATAGTTTCAACGCAGCATATGCAAGATTGAAGAATGTAAATATTGGCTATACTTTATCTAAAGCCTTTACTCAAAAACTGGGTATGCAAAAATTAAGAGTATCGCTCATTGGGCAAAATCTGCTTACAATTACGAAACTCAAATTTATAGATCCTGAAACATCTGAATTTGGCAATAACCTTAATCCTTCCTCTGCGTCAAACAGCGGAAGAGGATATTTAATGCCTATATTTTATGGCGTGGAACTAAATGCAACATTTTAA
- a CDS encoding SusE domain-containing protein, producing MRRLLKTGCVVLFTILTFASCNKSNYELNSSVTAVTSLIAPTDQTSLSLQPTGASIVFQWGASATQTQSLVFYEVAFDKLSGDFSHPLYKFLADGAGVQTQATIPQDTLNKIASMAGIASSSSGSLKWTVIASVAANSVVSTLTHTLQITRPAGFAVLPTDMYLTGAATEGGTDITKAIAMKETSAGVFESYTSLQPGTYQLTDKPNNTGTKYYLDEKGTIQLGSSSTTVTASKKAYRIRLDFNVATSNIVSIDSIGLFMSAYNMEIGKLSYIGNGTWEIPKLPVTFYQFSWGRDQRYKFILHTSAGQEYWGSSMANNVDPAGQPASYFYLTPETNDQWNNTYKFPAAADMHNVKVDVYFQAGSAYTHTATAFN from the coding sequence ATGAGAAGACTACTAAAAACAGGTTGTGTGGTTTTATTCACCATACTTACCTTTGCATCCTGCAATAAAAGCAATTACGAACTTAATTCAAGTGTCACCGCCGTAACATCACTAATAGCCCCAACGGATCAAACGAGTTTAAGTTTGCAACCAACAGGGGCAAGTATTGTATTTCAATGGGGGGCAAGTGCAACACAAACACAAAGCCTGGTATTTTATGAAGTTGCTTTTGATAAGCTGAGTGGCGACTTCAGTCATCCTTTGTATAAATTTTTAGCCGACGGTGCAGGTGTCCAAACTCAGGCAACAATTCCTCAGGACACCTTAAACAAAATAGCTTCTATGGCAGGCATTGCCTCATCGAGTTCAGGCAGCCTAAAATGGACGGTTATCGCATCGGTCGCTGCAAATAGTGTAGTGAGTACATTGACACATACCTTGCAAATTACAAGGCCAGCCGGTTTTGCTGTTTTACCAACAGATATGTATCTTACCGGAGCCGCTACGGAAGGAGGTACTGATATTACCAAAGCTATTGCAATGAAAGAAACATCGGCAGGTGTATTTGAATCTTATACATCACTACAACCCGGGACTTATCAGTTAACGGACAAGCCCAATAATACAGGTACAAAATATTACCTCGATGAAAAAGGAACCATACAATTGGGCAGTTCATCAACGACTGTTACAGCAAGTAAAAAGGCTTATCGTATCAGGCTTGATTTTAATGTAGCAACCTCAAATATAGTATCAATAGATTCCATTGGTTTATTTATGTCGGCCTACAATATGGAAATTGGCAAATTAAGTTATATAGGCAACGGTACCTGGGAAATACCCAAACTACCTGTAACTTTCTACCAATTTTCATGGGGTAGAGATCAACGGTATAAATTTATTTTACATACGAGTGCAGGGCAAGAATACTGGGGTAGTTCAATGGCCAATAATGTAGATCCTGCTGGTCAACCAGCTAGCTATTTCTACCTGACACCTGAAACAAATGATCAATGGAACAATACTTATAAATTCCCGGCTGCTGCTGATATGCATAATGTAAAAGTTGATGTATATTTTCAAGCAGGTAGCGCTTACACACATACGGCTACTGCATTTAATTAA
- a CDS encoding RagB/SusD family nutrient uptake outer membrane protein, which translates to MKILKNIFILFLGTIVVSGCEKLNIAPTNTFSNLSFWKIDANVYSALNNNYSLILNSTLYFNPVAYSDNAYSPSGDLNLIASGNANSLTGEFASDWKFYYTTIKSCNDFLTNISQNTTLPADTIARLIAETRFIRAYEHFNLTKWYGDVPIVKTDLTPDEAKTIARSPKADVVSFILSELDAAIPDLPTQDQLPANQNGRITKGAAIALEARVLLYQGNRMADVVTACEKLIKDPADYGTYSLTPSYSNLFSDQATNKSNSETILALEYVPTVRTWQNYWDFAPRTVGGRVSALAPTQELVNDYIMLNGDSITDPNSGYDPNNPYINRDPRLTATIVYDKYKWDNLGDVNADVPSKIIYIKPGSDPVQPGLDEYSPNSQSSSPTGYYWRKYFDPKSLDNYVSGNNLQLFRYAEILLDYAEAENALGQMNETIWNETIRALRVRAGFTDPNALNYPGNYNMTSIIRRERRVELAMEGLRTDDIRRWGIAPVVMNGYAHGAQFSGDPTVDNGYIRAQKRQFNPARDYLWAIPAGDVSLDKNLTQNPNY; encoded by the coding sequence ATGAAGATTTTAAAAAACATATTCATCTTATTCTTGGGAACCATAGTCGTATCGGGATGCGAAAAGCTGAATATCGCACCTACGAATACCTTCTCTAATCTATCGTTTTGGAAAATAGACGCGAACGTATATAGTGCTTTAAATAACAATTACAGCCTTATTTTAAACAGCACCCTATATTTTAATCCCGTAGCTTATTCCGACAACGCATATTCCCCATCTGGTGACCTTAATCTAATAGCAAGTGGTAATGCAAATTCGCTCACAGGTGAATTCGCTAGTGACTGGAAATTCTATTACACCACGATCAAGTCTTGTAATGATTTTTTGACCAATATTAGTCAGAACACTACGTTGCCTGCTGATACAATTGCTAGGTTAATCGCCGAAACACGCTTTATACGTGCTTATGAACATTTTAATTTAACTAAATGGTATGGCGATGTCCCCATTGTTAAAACCGATCTTACACCAGATGAGGCAAAAACGATAGCACGTTCTCCAAAAGCTGATGTGGTTAGTTTTATTCTTTCCGAGCTTGATGCAGCAATACCCGATTTGCCAACGCAAGATCAACTTCCTGCAAATCAAAATGGTCGTATTACTAAAGGAGCTGCTATTGCCTTAGAGGCAAGAGTTTTACTGTACCAAGGAAATAGGATGGCTGATGTCGTAACAGCCTGTGAAAAGCTAATTAAAGATCCGGCTGACTATGGTACATATAGCTTAACACCAAGTTATAGCAATTTGTTTAGTGACCAAGCCACAAATAAAAGCAATAGTGAAACTATTTTGGCTTTGGAATATGTACCTACCGTGCGTACATGGCAAAATTATTGGGATTTTGCACCAAGAACAGTTGGTGGCCGTGTAAGCGCACTTGCCCCAACGCAGGAATTAGTTAATGATTATATTATGTTGAATGGCGATAGTATAACTGATCCTAACTCTGGCTATGATCCAAATAATCCATATATAAATAGAGATCCACGTTTAACTGCCACCATTGTTTATGATAAATATAAATGGGATAATTTAGGCGATGTGAATGCGGATGTACCTAGTAAAATAATCTACATCAAGCCGGGATCAGATCCTGTTCAACCAGGTTTAGATGAGTATAGTCCAAACTCACAAAGTTCATCTCCAACAGGATATTATTGGCGGAAATATTTCGACCCTAAATCCTTGGATAATTATGTTTCTGGTAATAACCTCCAATTATTTAGATATGCAGAAATATTGCTTGACTATGCAGAAGCAGAAAACGCTTTGGGACAAATGAATGAAACAATTTGGAATGAAACAATCCGCGCTTTGCGCGTACGGGCTGGTTTTACTGATCCAAATGCTTTGAACTACCCTGGTAATTATAATATGACTTCTATAATCAGACGCGAAAGACGAGTTGAGTTGGCGATGGAAGGCTTAAGAACAGATGATATCAGAAGATGGGGTATTGCTCCGGTTGTGATGAATGGATATGCGCATGGGGCACAGTTTTCTGGCGATCCAACAGTAGATAATGGCTATATACGTGCCCAAAAAAGACAATTTAATCCAGCACGGGATTATTTATGGGCAATACCGGCAGGTGATGTGAGCCTTGATAAAAATTTAACTCAAAACCCAAATTATTAA